In the Candidatus Zixiibacteriota bacterium genome, one interval contains:
- a CDS encoding DNA polymerase III subunit alpha: MKHADFVHLHNHSQYSLLDGAQRIREMVARAVEYKMPALALTDHGNLFGALEFYTECRKSGIVPIIGCEAYVAPRDRHLKQPVPGAPDGGFHLLLLAKNLTGYKNLVKLASAAYLEGFYHRPRIDFELLSQHAEGLCATSACVQGEVGQALLHQSTGEAESVARRYLDLFGSENYALEIQNHGIDVEDRIRPQVIALAKQLGVRLVATNDCHYLERGHAAAHDALLCIQTGKLLSDDDRMRYNTDQIYFKSAVEMKELFADTPDAIENTLRIAEMCRLEIELDKLFLPEFPIPRGFNSRDDYLAHLARKGLNERYEHPTPGAGERLEYELGVIRKMGFAGYFLIVNDLVEYARRSKIPVGPGRGSAAGSLVSYCLKITDIDPIRFGLLFERFLNPERISMPDIDIDFSDRGRDTVIRYVIEKYGKENVCQIITFGTMAARGVVRDVGRVLGISYAEVDRIAKIIPFEIDMTLEKALKAKPELTQMANEDPRVRTLLDYSRILEGLTRHASTHAAGVVIAPAPLTEFVPLYRGNKGEVTTQYDMTWIERIGLLKMDFLGLRTLTVIDDAEAAVMRNRHVAVDWNRIGLEDRAVYELFATGETVGIFQFESSGMRDYLRKLRPTEFEDLIAMNALYRPGPLDMNMIDEYIARKHGIKPVAYLHPKIERVLKDTYGVIVYQDQVMQVAGELAGFSMAKADTLRKAMGKKIPEIMEKMKREFVDGAVAQGVEEETASKVFEFCETFARYGFNRSHSASYAMLAYRCAYLKSHYPVEFLAASMTSEMDNTDRIRVLMQECRRLGVAVDPPDVNASHAAFTAQGDRILFGMSAVKSVGEGAVETIVAAREQDGPFASVYEFMERVDSRAVNRRAVEALIAAGALDSLEGHRAQIMAGVDAAIAHGARQQADRRRGQSSLFEGGASDTIPALPETAAWTREECWAKEKEALGFYVSGHPLSRYADELHLFATATTEQASELPDESGIQIGGIITQVRTQLDRKGKLMAFLTLEDFSGTIEGICFSDPYARARDVLHNDALVLLGGSLSTREGERPKIMVQTVTPLAQVRVGAVLDVHAHLDPSSVREGVLDQLDGILGRYDRGNGIFFIHFPVGEKTVKIRSNRVRPDASRALIDELRELLNTESVWCTRG, translated from the coding sequence ATGAAACACGCCGATTTCGTCCATCTGCACAACCACAGCCAGTATTCGCTGCTGGATGGCGCACAGCGCATCCGGGAGATGGTCGCGCGCGCGGTCGAATACAAAATGCCGGCGCTGGCGCTGACCGACCACGGCAATCTTTTCGGCGCGCTGGAGTTCTACACCGAGTGCCGCAAGAGCGGGATCGTGCCGATCATCGGCTGCGAGGCGTATGTCGCTCCGCGTGACCGGCATCTCAAGCAGCCGGTCCCCGGCGCTCCCGACGGCGGCTTTCACCTGTTGCTGTTGGCGAAGAACCTCACGGGATACAAGAATCTCGTCAAGCTCGCCAGCGCCGCCTATCTGGAGGGATTCTATCATCGTCCGCGCATCGACTTCGAGCTGTTATCGCAACACGCCGAGGGGCTCTGTGCAACGTCCGCGTGTGTGCAGGGCGAAGTCGGCCAGGCGTTGCTTCACCAGAGCACAGGCGAGGCCGAATCGGTGGCGCGCCGTTACCTCGACTTGTTCGGCAGCGAGAATTACGCGTTGGAGATTCAGAATCACGGCATTGACGTTGAAGATCGCATCCGTCCGCAGGTCATCGCGCTCGCCAAACAGTTGGGCGTGCGGCTGGTCGCCACCAACGACTGCCACTATCTCGAACGGGGCCACGCCGCCGCGCACGATGCGCTGTTGTGTATCCAGACCGGCAAGCTGCTCTCCGACGACGACCGGATGCGGTACAACACCGATCAGATCTATTTCAAATCCGCCGTGGAAATGAAAGAGCTCTTCGCCGACACGCCCGACGCCATCGAGAACACGTTGCGGATCGCCGAGATGTGCCGGCTGGAAATCGAACTGGACAAACTGTTTTTGCCGGAGTTTCCGATCCCCCGGGGGTTCAATTCACGCGACGACTACCTCGCGCATTTGGCCCGCAAGGGACTGAACGAGCGCTATGAACACCCGACACCGGGAGCCGGCGAACGGTTGGAATACGAGCTCGGTGTGATCCGGAAGATGGGATTTGCGGGGTACTTTCTGATCGTCAACGATCTGGTCGAGTACGCGCGCCGCAGCAAGATTCCGGTCGGTCCGGGTCGCGGCTCGGCGGCCGGGTCGCTGGTATCGTATTGCCTGAAGATAACCGACATCGACCCGATCCGTTTCGGGCTGCTCTTCGAGCGGTTCCTCAATCCCGAACGCATTTCGATGCCGGATATCGACATCGACTTCTCCGACCGTGGACGGGACACGGTCATCCGTTACGTGATCGAAAAGTACGGCAAGGAAAATGTTTGCCAGATCATCACCTTCGGCACCATGGCGGCGCGCGGCGTCGTGCGCGATGTCGGACGCGTGTTGGGCATCTCCTACGCCGAAGTGGACCGCATCGCCAAAATCATCCCGTTTGAAATCGACATGACGCTGGAGAAAGCATTGAAGGCCAAGCCGGAATTGACGCAGATGGCCAACGAGGACCCGCGTGTGCGGACCCTGCTTGACTATTCCAGGATACTCGAAGGACTGACACGTCATGCCTCGACCCACGCGGCCGGGGTGGTCATCGCCCCGGCGCCGTTGACCGAATTTGTGCCCCTGTACCGCGGGAACAAAGGCGAAGTCACGACGCAGTACGACATGACCTGGATCGAGCGGATCGGCCTGTTGAAAATGGATTTCCTCGGGCTGCGCACGCTGACGGTCATCGACGATGCCGAAGCCGCGGTGATGCGCAACCGCCATGTCGCGGTGGATTGGAATCGCATCGGGCTGGAGGACCGCGCGGTTTATGAGCTTTTCGCAACCGGAGAAACCGTCGGCATCTTCCAGTTCGAATCTTCCGGCATGCGCGACTACCTGCGCAAGCTGCGCCCCACCGAATTCGAAGACTTGATCGCCATGAACGCGCTGTATCGCCCCGGCCCCCTCGACATGAACATGATCGACGAGTACATCGCGCGCAAGCACGGGATCAAGCCGGTGGCCTACCTGCACCCGAAGATCGAGCGCGTCTTAAAGGACACCTACGGCGTCATCGTCTACCAGGATCAGGTGATGCAGGTGGCCGGGGAGTTGGCGGGTTTCTCCATGGCCAAGGCCGACACGCTGCGCAAGGCGATGGGCAAGAAGATTCCCGAAATCATGGAGAAGATGAAGCGCGAGTTTGTCGATGGGGCGGTCGCGCAGGGTGTCGAGGAGGAAACCGCCTCGAAAGTCTTCGAGTTCTGTGAAACGTTCGCCCGTTATGGTTTCAACCGCTCGCACTCCGCGTCGTACGCGATGCTGGCGTACCGCTGCGCCTATCTGAAATCGCACTACCCGGTCGAATTCTTGGCCGCGTCGATGACATCGGAAATGGACAACACCGACCGCATTCGCGTGCTGATGCAGGAGTGCCGTCGATTGGGCGTCGCTGTCGATCCCCCCGATGTGAACGCCTCCCATGCCGCTTTCACGGCGCAGGGGGATCGCATCCTCTTCGGCATGTCGGCCGTCAAGAGCGTGGGCGAAGGCGCGGTCGAGACGATCGTCGCGGCGCGCGAGCAGGATGGGCCGTTTGCTTCGGTCTATGAGTTCATGGAACGCGTCGACAGCCGCGCCGTGAACCGACGCGCGGTCGAGGCGCTGATCGCCGCCGGGGCGCTCGATTCCCTCGAAGGGCATCGCGCCCAGATCATGGCCGGCGTCGATGCGGCCATCGCCCACGGCGCGCGGCAGCAGGCCGACCGACGGCGCGGACAATCCTCGCTGTTCGAAGGCGGCGCGAGCGATACGATTCCCGCGCTGCCGGAGACCGCCGCGTGGACCCGGGAAGAGTGCTGGGCCAAAGAGAAAGAAGCGCTGGGATTCTATGTCTCGGGACATCCGTTGAGCCGCTATGCCGATGAACTGCATTTGTTCGCGACCGCCACCACCGAGCAGGCGAGCGAATTGCCCGACGAATCGGGCATTCAAATCGGCGGCATCATCACGCAGGTGCGCACGCAGTTGGATCGGAAGGGCAAATTGATGGCCTTCCTGACGCTGGAAGACTTCAGCGGCACGATCGAGGGGATTTGCTTTTCGGATCCGTATGCGCGCGCGCGCGACGTGTTGCACAACGATGCGCTGGTCCTGCTCGGCGGAAGTCTCTCCACGCGCGAAGGAGAGCGCCCCAAGATCATGGTGCAAACCGTAACGCCGTTGGCGCAAGTTCGCGTCGGCGCGGTGCTCGATGTACACGCGCACCTGGACCCGTCATCGGTGCGTGAGGGGGTCTTAGATCAACTCGACGGCATTCTGGGCCGATATGATAGAGGCAATGGAATCTTCTTTATTCACTTTCCGGTGGGGGAGAAAACGGTTAAAATACGGTCGAACAGGGTCCGCCCCGACGCCAGCCGGGCGCTGATCGATGAATTGCGGGAACTGTTGAATACCGAGTCGGTTTGGTGTACAAGGGGGTAG
- a CDS encoding cyclic 2,3-diphosphoglycerate synthase, translating to MARRILIQGAAGRDFHNFNTVFRGNRQYHVVGFTAAQIPNIDGRKYPAKLAGTGYPKGIPIFAEDEIESLIKRLDVDEVVFSYSDVSHVYVMHQASRALSSGADFRFLGPKETMLESKKPVIAVCAVRTGSGKSQTTRYVCGLLKQRGLTVVAIRHPMPYGDLNKQVCQRYASMADLDKYDCTIEEREEYEPHIASGTIIYAGIDYEMILRKAEQEADVIVWDGGNNDMAFYKAGLYITVADPHRAGHEITYHPGETNLKLADVVVINKIDTAPPEGVNNLRRNIAAHNPKATVVDAASPISVEDPKVITGKRVLVIEDGPTLTHGEMKYGAGVVAAQRFGASAIVDPRPWVKGTIKETFEQYPNIGPLLPAMGYGDKQIADLQATINAADVDSVIIATPIDLRRLVKIKKPSVRVRYDLQVIGRPTLEEQVDGFLSRFTSRKSRPRSGPRKKRA from the coding sequence ATGGCACGACGCATATTGATCCAGGGCGCCGCCGGGCGCGATTTCCATAATTTCAACACCGTATTTCGCGGCAATCGACAATACCACGTTGTCGGATTCACCGCCGCGCAGATTCCCAACATCGACGGACGCAAGTACCCCGCCAAGCTGGCTGGGACGGGGTATCCCAAAGGTATTCCCATCTTCGCCGAAGACGAGATCGAATCGCTGATCAAGCGGCTCGACGTCGATGAAGTCGTCTTTTCATACTCCGATGTGTCCCATGTATACGTGATGCATCAGGCGTCCCGCGCGCTCTCATCGGGCGCCGATTTCAGGTTTCTCGGTCCCAAAGAGACCATGCTTGAGTCGAAAAAGCCGGTCATTGCGGTTTGCGCGGTCCGTACCGGCTCCGGAAAATCGCAGACCACTCGCTATGTCTGCGGTTTGTTGAAGCAACGCGGACTGACGGTGGTCGCGATACGTCACCCGATGCCATACGGCGACCTGAACAAACAGGTCTGCCAGCGCTACGCATCGATGGCCGACCTGGACAAGTACGATTGCACCATCGAAGAGCGCGAGGAGTACGAGCCGCACATTGCCTCCGGGACGATCATCTATGCGGGCATCGACTACGAAATGATCCTGCGCAAAGCCGAACAGGAAGCCGATGTCATCGTCTGGGATGGCGGCAACAACGACATGGCCTTCTACAAAGCGGGCCTGTACATCACGGTTGCCGATCCGCACCGCGCCGGACATGAAATCACCTATCATCCCGGCGAGACCAACCTCAAACTCGCCGACGTGGTGGTCATCAACAAGATCGACACCGCGCCGCCGGAGGGAGTCAACAATCTGCGCCGAAACATCGCCGCGCACAATCCTAAGGCGACAGTCGTCGATGCCGCCTCGCCGATTTCAGTCGAAGATCCGAAGGTGATCACCGGCAAACGCGTGCTGGTCATCGAAGACGGCCCGACACTCACGCACGGGGAAATGAAGTACGGCGCGGGTGTGGTGGCGGCGCAACGTTTCGGCGCGTCCGCCATCGTCGATCCCCGTCCGTGGGTCAAGGGCACCATCAAGGAAACATTTGAACAATACCCGAACATCGGGCCATTGCTTCCCGCCATGGGATACGGGGACAAACAAATTGCCGATCTGCAGGCGACCATCAACGCTGCCGATGTCGATTCGGTCATCATCGCCACACCGATCGATCTGCGGCGATTGGTCAAGATTAAGAAGCCGTCGGTGCGTGTCCGCTACGACCTGCAGGTGATCGGGCGGCCGACGCTGGAGGAACAGGTGGATGGGTTTCTGTCGCGTTTCACAAGCAGGAAATCTCGACCAAGGTCCGGGCCGCGCAAGAAGAGAGCGTAG
- a CDS encoding ferritin-like domain-containing protein, producing MAAKSNGQNGSKKDLIAGLNEDLAGELGTVIRYTYQAGKSFGVVGVELREMFARETADELRHASFLTDMIVDLGGEPTTTPKEFARPKSVKAMLELDLKMEEADIKAYDVRAKQAEALGLTGLKLKLEEMAADESGHARELRRILKGM from the coding sequence ATGGCAGCCAAATCAAACGGACAAAACGGATCGAAGAAGGACCTAATCGCCGGCCTCAACGAAGACCTCGCCGGTGAACTGGGCACGGTGATCCGCTACACGTATCAAGCAGGCAAGAGCTTCGGAGTCGTGGGTGTGGAGCTCCGCGAGATGTTCGCGCGCGAGACCGCTGACGAACTGCGTCACGCATCGTTTCTGACCGACATGATCGTCGATTTGGGCGGCGAGCCGACCACAACTCCCAAGGAGTTCGCCCGCCCGAAGTCGGTTAAAGCGATGCTTGAACTCGATCTGAAGATGGAAGAAGCCGACATCAAAGCATACGATGTGCGCGCCAAACAGGCCGAGGCGCTCGGCTTGACCGGGCTGAAACTCAAATTGGAAGAAATGGCGGCCGACGAGTCGGGCCATGCGCGCGAACTACGGCGTATCCTCAAGGGGATGTGA
- a CDS encoding aldehyde dehydrogenase family protein, whose translation MPSTLTRPKPKSKSKAKPKSAPAKSGAEFKNFIGGQWVTSKTGRTFENRNPADTREVVGVFQQSDSRDVVLAVKAAQEAFRKWRLVPAPKRAEILFRVGEQLRLRKEDYARDMTREMGKVLAETRGDVQEAVDMSYYMAGEGRRQFGQTTPSEMPNKFQMSIRQPLGVCAMITPWNFPMAIPSWKIMPALVLGNTVVIKPATDTPLSVVNFMNVLHDCGVPPGVVNMVTGSGREVGEPLINHPDVKLVSFTGSTEVGRSVSKLCGPNFKHACLEMGGKNAQIVMDDANLDLALEGALWGGFGTTGQRCTATSRVIVHKKVYAEFAKRFVAAAQSLRVGNGLDPNIDMGPAISESQLQTVQEYVGIGKKQDRAKLLCGGNRLTGPDHKHGWFHEPTIFGDVDRNMRIAREEIFGPVVALIPVGSFDEAVDVCNDVAYGLSASIYTQDVNRAFAAMRDVYTGIFYVNAPTIGAEVHLPFGGTKATGNGHREAGQAALDVFSEWKSVYVDFSGALQRAQIDNN comes from the coding sequence ATGCCGAGCACATTGACACGTCCCAAACCGAAGTCGAAATCCAAAGCCAAGCCGAAGTCCGCTCCGGCCAAGTCCGGGGCCGAATTCAAGAACTTCATCGGCGGGCAATGGGTGACTTCGAAGACAGGACGCACCTTCGAAAACCGCAATCCCGCCGACACCCGGGAAGTCGTCGGCGTGTTCCAGCAGTCGGATTCCCGCGATGTCGTGCTGGCGGTGAAGGCGGCGCAGGAGGCATTCCGAAAGTGGCGGCTCGTTCCGGCCCCCAAGCGCGCGGAGATCCTGTTCCGCGTGGGGGAGCAGTTGCGCCTGCGCAAGGAAGACTATGCCCGCGACATGACCCGCGAGATGGGCAAGGTCTTAGCCGAGACGCGCGGCGACGTGCAGGAAGCTGTCGACATGTCGTATTACATGGCGGGCGAAGGGCGCCGTCAGTTCGGCCAAACCACCCCCTCGGAGATGCCCAACAAGTTTCAGATGTCGATCCGCCAGCCGTTGGGCGTCTGCGCCATGATCACGCCCTGGAACTTCCCGATGGCGATCCCGTCATGGAAGATCATGCCCGCGCTGGTGCTGGGAAATACTGTCGTCATCAAACCGGCCACCGACACGCCGTTGTCGGTGGTCAATTTCATGAATGTGCTGCACGACTGCGGCGTGCCGCCGGGCGTGGTCAACATGGTGACCGGCTCGGGACGCGAAGTCGGCGAACCGCTCATCAATCATCCGGACGTCAAGCTGGTCTCATTCACCGGTTCCACAGAGGTCGGTCGCTCCGTCTCCAAACTTTGCGGTCCGAATTTCAAGCATGCCTGTCTTGAAATGGGCGGCAAGAACGCGCAAATCGTCATGGACGATGCCAATCTCGATCTGGCGCTTGAAGGAGCGCTGTGGGGCGGATTCGGCACGACCGGCCAGCGCTGCACCGCGACTTCGCGCGTGATCGTGCACAAGAAAGTCTATGCCGAGTTCGCCAAACGGTTTGTCGCTGCGGCCCAATCGCTGCGCGTCGGCAACGGCCTTGATCCGAACATCGACATGGGACCGGCGATCTCCGAATCGCAGTTGCAGACGGTCCAGGAGTATGTGGGAATCGGCAAGAAGCAGGATCGTGCCAAGCTGCTGTGCGGCGGGAACCGTCTGACCGGACCCGATCACAAGCATGGGTGGTTCCATGAGCCGACCATCTTCGGTGATGTCGACCGCAACATGCGCATCGCCCGTGAGGAAATCTTCGGCCCGGTGGTGGCACTGATCCCGGTCGGATCGTTCGATGAAGCGGTGGACGTCTGCAACGATGTCGCCTATGGATTGTCCGCATCGATTTACACCCAGGATGTCAACCGCGCCTTCGCGGCGATGCGCGATGTCTACACCGGCATTTTCTATGTCAACGCGCCGACCATCGGCGCGGAGGTCCATCTGCCGTTCGGCGGCACCAAGGCGACCGGCAATGGGCACCGTGAGGCGGGACAAGCGGCACTCGATGTGTTCAGCGAATGGAAGTCGGTCTATGTCGATTTTTCCGGCGCATTGCAGCGGGCGCAGATTGATAACAATTGA
- a CDS encoding thioredoxin fold domain-containing protein: MTTMMRLSTAMTFLVALTVSGQADEAAKTQAEKPAPQATASVPATDAAANAVRAGIEWLTYEEGLKKAKELKRPIVIDFTASWCGWCKRMDNETFADTKVIDYLNSNFVLVKVWGDSDKPTSHDGEVMSERNLTRVYGVRGFPTFWFLDSEGERIGPSPGYKKTVEFLPLVQYVAGSHYKTMSYENYLKSNTAGG; encoded by the coding sequence ATGACGACGATGATGCGTTTGAGCACAGCGATGACATTCCTCGTGGCCCTGACAGTTTCCGGTCAGGCCGATGAGGCCGCCAAAACCCAGGCAGAGAAGCCCGCGCCGCAGGCGACGGCTTCCGTCCCGGCCACAGATGCCGCGGCCAATGCGGTGAGAGCCGGAATCGAGTGGCTGACTTACGAGGAAGGACTCAAGAAGGCCAAAGAGCTCAAACGCCCGATCGTCATCGATTTCACCGCGTCCTGGTGCGGCTGGTGCAAGCGCATGGACAACGAAACATTCGCCGATACGAAGGTCATCGATTACCTCAACAGCAATTTCGTCCTCGTCAAAGTCTGGGGCGATTCCGACAAGCCGACCAGCCACGACGGGGAGGTCATGTCCGAGCGCAACCTGACGCGGGTCTATGGAGTCCGCGGATTCCCTACTTTCTGGTTCCTCGACTCTGAGGGCGAGAGAATCGGGCCGTCACCAGGGTACAAGAAGACAGTGGAGTTTTTGCCGCTGGTTCAGTATGTGGCCGGCAGCCACTACAAGACAATGAGTTACGAAAACTACCTGAAGAGCAACACCGCCGGCGGCTGA